One Gordonia zhaorongruii DNA segment encodes these proteins:
- a CDS encoding GAP family protein: MLHALSLAFVDSVNVLLIGVLVALALMLAPGRYRHIAPLLLLGDWLGVFVLAVIVLLAFDGLESVVSTVIDSPVFGILLILTGILTAFLTWRGGDSSSLIDRILSPLRSPSPLTVLVGFILGLVQSATSVPFYAGLAVLSASDVPANTRYLGLILYATVALSLPVLAGLALAVVRQRPRSWIGRLFGKARRNQGTVARGAGWLVTVLLIAIGVQQILS; this comes from the coding sequence ATGCTGCATGCCTTGTCGCTTGCGTTCGTCGACTCGGTCAACGTGCTCCTCATCGGCGTCCTCGTCGCACTCGCTCTGATGCTGGCGCCCGGCCGGTACCGGCACATCGCTCCGCTGCTGCTGCTCGGCGACTGGCTCGGTGTCTTCGTGCTGGCAGTGATCGTTCTGCTCGCCTTCGACGGTCTGGAGTCGGTAGTCAGCACGGTCATCGATTCGCCGGTCTTCGGCATCCTGCTGATCCTGACGGGCATCCTCACGGCCTTCCTGACCTGGCGCGGCGGAGATTCGTCGAGCTTGATCGACCGAATCCTCTCCCCCCTTCGCTCCCCGTCGCCGCTGACCGTCCTGGTCGGATTCATCCTCGGCCTGGTGCAGTCGGCTACCTCGGTGCCGTTCTACGCGGGTCTGGCCGTCCTGTCGGCGAGTGACGTTCCGGCGAACACGCGCTATCTGGGATTGATCCTGTATGCGACGGTCGCGCTCAGCCTCCCGGTCCTCGCCGGCCTCGCGCTCGCGGTGGTCCGGCAACGGCCGCGATCGTGGATCGGACGGCTGTTCGGCAAGGCCCGACGGAACCAGGGCACCGTCGCACGTGGAGCCGGATGGCTGGTCACCGTGCTGCTGATCGCCATCGGCGTACAGCAGATTCTCTCCTGA
- the rimM gene encoding ribosome maturation factor RimM (Essential for efficient processing of 16S rRNA): protein MDLVIGRVAKTHGVRGELVVDVRTDDPDQRFAVGTRLIGRAPKGAGENEYEVAAARPHAGRLLLSLAGVNDRGAADALRGTLFVIDAAAVDSGDDPDEFYDHELEGLPVTTVDGTAVGVLESVLHLPGGEVLAVRAADGREILVPFVREIVPTVTRDGIEIDPPTGLIDLDAAASERD from the coding sequence ATGGATCTCGTCATCGGCCGCGTCGCCAAGACGCACGGTGTTCGCGGTGAGCTGGTCGTGGACGTGCGCACCGACGATCCCGATCAGCGATTCGCGGTCGGCACCCGATTGATCGGCCGTGCCCCCAAGGGAGCAGGCGAGAACGAGTACGAAGTGGCAGCCGCCCGGCCTCACGCCGGGCGGCTGCTGCTGTCGTTGGCGGGGGTGAACGATCGCGGTGCGGCCGATGCACTGCGTGGAACGCTGTTCGTCATCGACGCCGCGGCCGTCGACTCCGGTGACGATCCGGACGAGTTCTACGACCACGAGCTGGAGGGGCTGCCGGTCACCACGGTGGATGGAACCGCGGTCGGCGTCCTCGAGTCGGTGCTGCATCTGCCCGGCGGCGAGGTGCTCGCAGTGCGGGCTGCCGATGGTCGGGAGATCCTCGTTCCGTTCGTCCGGGAGATCGTGCCGACGGTGACCCGGGACGGGATCGAGATCGACCCGCCGACCGGACTGATCGACCTCGACGCGGCGGCGTCGGAACGGGACTGA
- the ffh gene encoding signal recognition particle protein, translated as MFESLSDRLTGALKDLRGKGRLTDADVDATAREIRLALLEADVSLAVVRAFIARIKERAKGAEVSGALNPAQQIVKIVNEELVGILGGETRRVQLAKNPPTVIMLAGLQGAGKTTLAGKLANFLSGQGHTPLLVACDLQRPGAVQQLQIVGDRANVPVFAPHPGTGVGGEGELGVSSGDPVDVARSGIDEARTRQHDVVIIDTAGRLGIDEELMRQASDIRDATDPDEVLFVLDAMIGQDAVSTAQAFAEGVDFTGVVLTKLDGDARGGAALSVREVTGRPIMFASTGEKLEDFDVFHPDRMASRILGMGDVLSLIEQAEAHFDADDAERTAAKISQGDLTLDDFLEQMLMIRKMGPIGNLLGMLPGAGDMKDALSQVDDKQLDKIQAIIRGMTPAERENPKIINASRRIRIAKGSGVTVTDINQLVDRFFSARKMMSQMSGRMGMGGGGSRKTNRKGKKGAKGRKGKGKGRGPTPPKGMRGGFPGMPGAGMPGLGLPPGMDLSNMPAGLDELPPGLDGIDLNDLKFPKK; from the coding sequence ATGTTCGAATCCCTCTCTGACCGGTTGACCGGTGCGCTGAAGGACCTGCGTGGCAAGGGACGCCTCACCGACGCTGACGTCGATGCGACGGCGCGTGAGATCCGGCTGGCACTGCTCGAAGCCGACGTATCGCTCGCGGTGGTCCGTGCCTTCATCGCACGTATTAAGGAACGCGCGAAGGGCGCTGAGGTATCGGGCGCACTGAATCCGGCGCAGCAGATCGTCAAGATCGTCAACGAGGAACTCGTCGGCATCCTGGGCGGCGAGACGCGCCGGGTTCAGCTCGCCAAGAACCCGCCGACCGTCATCATGCTCGCCGGCCTGCAGGGCGCCGGTAAGACGACGCTGGCCGGAAAGCTCGCGAACTTCCTCTCGGGGCAGGGCCACACGCCGCTCCTCGTGGCGTGTGACCTGCAGCGACCCGGTGCCGTTCAGCAGTTGCAGATCGTCGGAGATCGCGCGAACGTCCCGGTCTTCGCGCCCCATCCAGGGACCGGAGTCGGCGGTGAAGGCGAGCTCGGTGTCAGTTCCGGTGATCCGGTCGACGTCGCCAGATCGGGTATCGACGAGGCCAGAACGCGCCAGCACGATGTGGTCATCATCGACACCGCGGGTCGCCTCGGCATCGACGAGGAGCTGATGCGTCAGGCATCGGACATCCGCGATGCGACCGACCCGGACGAGGTGCTGTTCGTCCTGGACGCCATGATCGGCCAGGACGCGGTCAGCACGGCGCAGGCGTTCGCCGAGGGCGTCGACTTCACCGGTGTGGTGCTGACCAAGCTCGACGGCGACGCCCGTGGCGGCGCCGCGCTGTCGGTCCGTGAGGTCACCGGGCGTCCGATCATGTTCGCGTCGACCGGCGAGAAGCTCGAGGACTTCGACGTCTTCCACCCCGACCGCATGGCGAGCCGCATCCTCGGCATGGGCGACGTCCTGTCGCTCATCGAGCAGGCCGAAGCGCATTTCGACGCTGATGACGCTGAGCGGACCGCTGCCAAGATCAGCCAGGGCGACCTGACGCTCGACGACTTCCTCGAGCAGATGCTGATGATCCGGAAGATGGGGCCCATCGGCAACCTGCTCGGGATGCTTCCCGGCGCGGGGGACATGAAGGACGCGCTCTCCCAGGTCGACGACAAGCAGCTCGACAAGATCCAGGCGATCATCCGCGGCATGACACCGGCGGAACGAGAGAATCCGAAGATCATCAACGCGTCGCGCCGCATCCGCATCGCGAAGGGGTCGGGTGTCACCGTCACCGACATCAACCAACTGGTCGACCGCTTCTTCTCGGCCCGCAAGATGATGTCGCAGATGTCCGGCCGCATGGGCATGGGCGGCGGAGGCAGCCGAAAGACCAACCGCAAGGGCAAGAAGGGTGCGAAGGGCCGCAAGGGCAAGGGAAAGGGCCGCGGGCCCACACCGCCCAAGGGCATGCGCGGCGGCTTCCCCGGAATGCCGGGGGCAGGGATGCCCGGCTTGGGACTCCCGCCGGGCATGGATCTGTCGAACATGCCTGCCGGGCTGGATGAACTGCCACCCGGTCTGGACGGAATCGACCTCAACGATCTGAAGTTCCCGAAGAAATAG
- a CDS encoding P-II family nitrogen regulator, which translates to MKLITAIVKPFTLEDVKAALEQIGVVGMTVSEVQGYGRQKGHTEVYRGAEYSVDFVPKVRVEVVVDDELMEQVVETIVDSARTGKIGDGKVWVTPVDSIIRVRTGERGPDAI; encoded by the coding sequence ATGAAGCTGATCACCGCAATCGTCAAGCCGTTCACGCTCGAAGACGTCAAGGCCGCGCTGGAGCAGATCGGCGTCGTCGGAATGACGGTCAGCGAAGTGCAGGGTTACGGCCGTCAGAAGGGACACACCGAGGTCTACCGCGGTGCCGAGTACTCGGTTGACTTCGTCCCGAAGGTCCGTGTCGAGGTCGTCGTCGACGACGAGTTGATGGAACAGGTTGTCGAGACGATCGTCGACTCGGCGCGTACAGGCAAGATCGGCGACGGCAAGGTATGGGTAACGCCCGTGGACTCGATCATCCGGGTGCGAACCGGTGAACGCGGACCCGACGCGATCTGA
- a CDS encoding acyl-CoA dehydrogenase family protein: MNATHEVFNQAPPRVDVNEYTTNVPLVEAVETYGAAWATDRLTDAGALVGREDFQRDAELANTITPVLHSHDRWGNRIDEIEFHPAYHRIIRDAIAHGAHTSCWTESRAGAHVARAAMFMQFGQVEPGHACPVSMTHAVVPSLRADPVLAEQWLPRTFSTDYDPSLADPDKRSAIFGMAMTEKQGGSDVRANTTRAVDAGDGTYRITGHKWFCSAPQSDAFLVLAKTGEGVTCFVVPRILPDGSRNAFAIQRLKDKLGNKANASSEVEFAGTVGWRLGDEGAGVRTIIEMVNQTRLDCALGSAAGMRQSVAEAAWHVRHRSAFGATLIDQPAMTGVIADLQLEAEAGMWTAMRLASAYDDDSEQSQAFRRLATAVGKYWVCKRGPNHAYEALECLGGNGYTEGFPLARRFREQPVMAVWEGSGNVIALDVLRAMVRDPLSVEALDHEFELAVGRNRDYDLHVERTRKLVAQAAADPAGAPTIARRLTESLALALQGSILIRQAPPLIVDAFVSGRLTEAGQMYGVLDHRLDLAGIAARA, encoded by the coding sequence ATGAACGCGACCCACGAGGTATTCAACCAAGCGCCGCCACGCGTCGATGTGAACGAGTACACGACGAACGTCCCCCTCGTCGAAGCCGTGGAAACCTACGGTGCGGCGTGGGCGACCGACCGGCTCACCGACGCGGGCGCACTCGTCGGCCGTGAGGACTTTCAGCGTGACGCCGAACTGGCGAACACGATCACCCCGGTGCTGCACAGTCATGACCGGTGGGGGAACCGCATCGACGAGATCGAGTTCCATCCCGCATATCACCGGATCATCCGGGATGCGATCGCGCACGGCGCACACACCAGTTGCTGGACCGAATCGCGTGCAGGGGCACATGTGGCGCGGGCCGCCATGTTCATGCAGTTCGGACAGGTCGAACCCGGTCACGCCTGCCCGGTCAGCATGACGCACGCAGTGGTGCCGTCCCTGCGCGCCGATCCAGTGCTCGCCGAGCAATGGCTGCCGCGCACCTTCTCCACCGATTACGACCCGTCGCTGGCTGATCCGGATAAGCGGTCGGCCATCTTCGGGATGGCGATGACCGAGAAGCAGGGAGGTTCGGATGTGCGCGCCAACACGACGCGAGCCGTGGATGCCGGCGACGGCACATACCGCATCACCGGACACAAATGGTTCTGTTCGGCGCCCCAGTCCGATGCATTCCTGGTGCTGGCGAAGACCGGAGAAGGCGTCACCTGCTTCGTCGTGCCGCGCATTCTGCCGGACGGGAGTCGCAACGCGTTCGCGATCCAGCGACTCAAGGACAAGCTCGGCAACAAGGCGAACGCCTCCTCGGAGGTCGAGTTCGCCGGCACCGTCGGCTGGCGGCTCGGTGATGAGGGCGCCGGCGTGCGGACCATCATCGAGATGGTCAATCAGACCCGGCTCGATTGCGCACTCGGCAGCGCGGCGGGTATGCGGCAGTCCGTCGCCGAGGCGGCCTGGCACGTGCGTCACCGGTCGGCGTTCGGTGCCACACTCATCGATCAGCCTGCGATGACGGGCGTCATCGCCGACCTCCAGCTGGAAGCCGAAGCCGGTATGTGGACGGCCATGCGCCTGGCGTCCGCCTACGACGACGACTCCGAGCAGTCCCAGGCGTTCCGCCGACTAGCTACTGCGGTCGGCAAGTACTGGGTCTGCAAGCGCGGACCCAACCACGCGTACGAGGCTCTGGAATGCCTGGGCGGCAACGGATACACCGAGGGCTTCCCGCTTGCTCGCCGGTTCCGCGAACAGCCGGTGATGGCGGTGTGGGAGGGGTCCGGAAACGTGATCGCTCTCGACGTGCTGCGCGCGATGGTCCGCGATCCACTGTCGGTCGAGGCGCTCGACCATGAGTTCGAGTTGGCGGTCGGCCGGAACCGCGACTACGACCTCCACGTGGAGCGAACGCGCAAACTCGTCGCACAGGCTGCCGCCGATCCAGCGGGCGCACCGACCATCGCGCGCCGCCTCACCGAATCGCTTGCGTTGGCCCTGCAGGGGTCGATCCTGATCCGGCAGGCGCCGCCGCTGATCGTCGACGCCTTCGTGTCGGGCAGGCTGACCGAGGCAGGTCAGATGTACGGCGTTCTGGACCATCGCCTGGACCTGGCAGGGATCGCGGCACGCGCGTAA
- a CDS encoding ammonium transporter, protein MNVALPDEVFGTIDTGNTAWMLISASLVLLMTPALAFFYGGLARAKSVLNMMMMSFGALGAVTVVYVLWGFSMSFGNSLTGTGDIAGLFSNPLALFGSDQLAQTRTVGDTTEFVLWGDTHIPATVFMAFQLTFAVLTVALISGAIAERVRFATWIVFSVVFSTVVYFPIAHMVWGGGILSGSPDGIAAKMFGTTDGEASVAPIDFAGGTVVHINAGMAGLVLALVVGQRKGFGRKIFRPHNIPFVMLGAALLWFGWFGFNAGSELAADANAGLVWLNTAAGTSAAMVGWLAIEWYRDDRPTSVGAASGVVAGLVAITPACGALTPVGSLGLGFIAGALAAAAIGLKYRFGLDDSLDVVGVHLVAGLWGTVGVGLFAKESGILYGHDVKQLAVQTVIACVALAFTGILTAVIAYLLKPMGWRIDAEVEQSGIDAGEHAESAYELA, encoded by the coding sequence GTGAATGTGGCACTGCCGGACGAGGTGTTCGGCACCATCGACACCGGAAACACTGCTTGGATGCTCATCAGCGCGTCATTGGTGCTGCTGATGACACCGGCGCTCGCGTTCTTCTACGGAGGTCTGGCACGCGCCAAGTCGGTGCTCAACATGATGATGATGTCGTTCGGGGCGCTGGGCGCGGTCACCGTCGTGTACGTGCTGTGGGGCTTCTCGATGTCATTCGGGAACTCGCTGACCGGCACTGGCGATATTGCGGGACTGTTCTCGAACCCGTTGGCTCTGTTCGGTTCCGATCAGCTGGCGCAGACCCGGACGGTCGGTGACACCACCGAGTTCGTGCTGTGGGGAGACACGCACATCCCCGCCACGGTGTTCATGGCGTTCCAATTGACGTTCGCAGTGCTGACCGTGGCGCTCATCAGCGGCGCGATCGCGGAGCGCGTGCGGTTCGCGACCTGGATCGTATTCAGCGTGGTCTTCTCCACCGTGGTGTACTTCCCGATCGCGCACATGGTGTGGGGCGGCGGCATCCTGTCCGGATCGCCTGACGGCATCGCCGCCAAGATGTTCGGGACCACGGACGGGGAGGCATCGGTCGCGCCGATCGACTTCGCGGGCGGCACCGTGGTCCACATCAATGCGGGCATGGCGGGGCTGGTTCTCGCGCTCGTCGTCGGACAGCGGAAAGGGTTCGGCCGCAAGATCTTCCGTCCGCACAACATTCCGTTCGTGATGCTCGGTGCGGCGCTGCTGTGGTTCGGGTGGTTCGGGTTCAACGCGGGGTCCGAGCTCGCCGCCGATGCGAACGCCGGACTGGTCTGGCTGAACACCGCGGCCGGAACTTCGGCTGCGATGGTCGGCTGGTTGGCGATCGAGTGGTACCGCGACGACCGTCCGACGAGCGTCGGTGCCGCGTCGGGCGTGGTCGCCGGTCTGGTCGCCATCACCCCGGCCTGCGGTGCGCTGACTCCGGTCGGATCGCTGGGACTCGGGTTCATCGCTGGTGCGCTGGCCGCCGCCGCGATCGGACTCAAGTACAGGTTCGGACTGGACGATTCCCTCGACGTCGTCGGCGTGCACCTGGTGGCAGGTCTCTGGGGCACCGTCGGCGTCGGACTGTTCGCCAAGGAGTCCGGCATTCTGTACGGCCACGACGTCAAGCAGTTGGCGGTCCAGACTGTCATCGCCTGTGTCGCTCTGGCTTTCACCGGCATCCTCACCGCCGTGATCGCGTACCTCCTCAAGCCCATGGGCTGGCGGATCGACGCGGAGGTCGAGCAGTCGGGGATCGACGCGGGGGAGCACGCTGAGAGCGCGTATGAACTTGCCTGA
- a CDS encoding RNA-binding protein translates to MSTVVADAVEHLVRGIVANPDDVRVDLITGRRGRMIEVHVSPEDLGKVIGRNGRTATALRTLVTGIGGRGMRVDIVDTDR, encoded by the coding sequence GTGAGCACTGTCGTCGCAGACGCAGTCGAGCACCTCGTCCGAGGAATCGTCGCGAACCCCGACGACGTCCGCGTCGATCTGATCACCGGCCGTCGTGGCCGCATGATCGAGGTTCACGTGAGCCCGGAGGACCTGGGCAAGGTCATCGGTCGCAACGGTCGTACGGCGACCGCGCTGCGCACCCTGGTCACCGGTATCGGCGGCCGCGGGATGCGCGTCGACATCGTCGACACCGACCGCTGA
- the rpsP gene encoding 30S ribosomal protein S16: protein MAVKIKLTRIGKIRNPQYRIVVADARTRRNGRFIETIGKYQPKEEPSFIEVDSERAQYWLSVGAQPTEPVESILKVTGDWQKFKGLPGAEGTLKVAEEKTSKLDLFNAALAAAESEPAADATTAKKKAKKADEKPAEKADEAAAEKPADSAGDDKADA, encoded by the coding sequence ATGGCCGTCAAGATCAAGCTCACCCGAATCGGCAAGATCCGCAACCCGCAGTACCGCATCGTGGTCGCCGACGCCCGCACCCGTCGCAACGGCCGCTTCATCGAGACCATCGGCAAGTACCAGCCGAAGGAAGAGCCGTCGTTCATCGAGGTCGACTCGGAGCGCGCACAGTACTGGCTGAGCGTCGGCGCACAGCCGACCGAGCCGGTCGAGAGCATCCTCAAGGTCACCGGTGACTGGCAGAAGTTCAAGGGCCTGCCGGGCGCCGAGGGCACGCTGAAGGTCGCCGAGGAGAAGACCAGCAAGCTGGACCTCTTCAACGCCGCGCTTGCTGCCGCGGAGAGCGAGCCGGCCGCTGACGCGACCACCGCCAAGAAGAAGGCCAAGAAGGCCGACGAGAAGCCCGCTGAGAAGGCCGACGAGGCTGCCGCAGAGAAGCCCGCCGACTCCGCAGGCGACGACAAGGCAGACGCGTGA
- a CDS encoding [protein-PII] uridylyltransferase — protein sequence MNADPTRSESGSVGDLGAQALADSRKLLLRAGDLHGRQLRNALADRTEAWLAARARTLGIDEGSGFAIVAIGSLGRRELVGYSDLDLILVHDDRYPDRLNEVADGLWYPIWDAGISLDHSVRSVPEAMKVAREDVTAALGLLDARYIAGDSDLAALMISSVRNLWRAEARTRLPELIEAAQQRWHRTGDIAHRAEPDIKNGRGGLRDVQLLDALALANLTDGLGALDPGRADSPLRAAYDDLLAVRTELHTIAGRARDQVRAQDADEIAAALGVGDRFDLARTISRAARITSYAVDAGLRTARNAVGRKGLSRLRRAPIRSPLDEGVVEHGGEVALARTAIPGSDPGLLLRVAAASARHRLPMNGPVLTRLAAYSAAIPEPWSPEHLSDLLVLLASGHDLIGPVEALDATGLWERLLPEWAGVRDLPPRDAVHTWTVDRHLLETVAYASALTTSVSRPDLLLLGALVHDIGKGRGGDHSEIGAELADGVAARFGLWPDDRRTLVELVRHHLLLPRVVIRRDPTDPETVASVADRLGGDASLAELLGALAEADSRATGPGVWGEWKASQIRGLVGRVVGYLGGSEVSEPVPLEDRVMELARGPEFQVRVEPGDGPNMTVVTMVAPDAPGTLSKMTGVLALAGLQAQSATVNAHDGLAMDTFVVMPRFGGPPDRQILRQRLIAAFDGSLDVTVALRDRAARRSAPVRVADAAVPVSRPTAPPRVQWLGRTDTTSDGIGPVLLELRAVDDEGLLARVTAELQKLGADVEWAKIATMGATAVDTFCVRLADHSDSARAQITAAVLAVC from the coding sequence GTGAACGCGGACCCGACGCGATCTGAGTCCGGATCGGTCGGGGACCTGGGAGCGCAGGCACTGGCTGATTCGCGGAAGCTGCTTCTACGTGCGGGCGACCTGCATGGCCGGCAGTTGCGGAACGCACTCGCCGATCGCACCGAGGCATGGCTCGCCGCACGGGCGCGAACGCTCGGCATCGACGAGGGGAGCGGTTTCGCGATCGTGGCGATCGGGAGCCTCGGCAGGCGGGAACTGGTCGGCTACTCCGACCTCGACCTGATCCTGGTTCACGACGACCGGTACCCCGATCGCCTGAACGAGGTGGCCGACGGCCTCTGGTACCCGATCTGGGATGCCGGGATCAGCCTGGACCACAGCGTCCGGTCGGTCCCGGAAGCGATGAAGGTGGCCCGCGAAGACGTCACCGCTGCACTCGGGCTTCTCGATGCCCGGTACATCGCCGGTGATTCGGATCTCGCGGCCCTGATGATCTCGTCGGTACGCAACCTGTGGAGGGCGGAGGCCCGTACGCGTCTCCCGGAGCTGATCGAGGCCGCACAGCAGCGGTGGCATCGGACCGGCGACATCGCGCACCGCGCCGAGCCGGACATCAAGAACGGCCGCGGCGGCCTGCGTGACGTCCAGCTTCTCGACGCTCTGGCGCTTGCGAACCTCACAGACGGACTCGGCGCGCTCGATCCCGGTCGAGCAGATTCTCCGCTGCGTGCGGCCTACGACGACCTGCTCGCGGTGCGTACCGAGCTCCACACGATCGCGGGTCGTGCTCGGGACCAGGTTCGCGCGCAGGACGCCGACGAGATCGCTGCGGCCCTGGGGGTCGGTGACCGTTTCGATCTGGCACGCACCATCAGCCGTGCCGCACGGATCACGTCGTACGCGGTGGACGCCGGCCTGCGGACCGCGAGAAACGCGGTCGGGCGTAAGGGGCTGTCCCGGCTGCGACGGGCGCCCATCCGCAGCCCTCTCGATGAGGGGGTAGTCGAGCACGGCGGTGAGGTGGCGCTGGCGCGTACCGCGATACCGGGCAGCGATCCGGGACTGCTGTTGCGTGTGGCGGCGGCGTCGGCGCGGCACCGGCTGCCGATGAACGGGCCGGTGCTGACCCGACTGGCCGCGTACTCGGCGGCGATACCGGAGCCGTGGTCCCCGGAGCACCTGTCCGACCTGCTCGTGCTGCTGGCGTCCGGACACGACCTGATCGGTCCGGTGGAGGCGCTCGACGCGACCGGCCTGTGGGAGCGGCTGCTGCCGGAGTGGGCGGGCGTCCGCGACCTCCCGCCGCGGGATGCGGTCCACACGTGGACCGTCGATCGGCACCTGCTCGAGACCGTCGCGTATGCGAGTGCGCTCACCACGAGTGTGTCCCGCCCGGACCTGCTCCTCCTCGGCGCGCTCGTGCACGACATCGGCAAGGGCCGGGGCGGAGACCACAGCGAGATCGGTGCGGAACTCGCCGACGGTGTGGCCGCTCGGTTCGGGTTGTGGCCCGACGACCGCCGAACGCTCGTCGAACTCGTCCGGCATCACCTGCTGCTGCCGCGCGTGGTCATCCGTCGCGATCCCACTGACCCGGAGACCGTCGCATCGGTGGCCGACCGGCTCGGTGGGGACGCATCGCTGGCGGAGCTCCTCGGCGCACTCGCGGAGGCCGACTCCCGCGCGACCGGACCCGGTGTGTGGGGCGAATGGAAGGCCTCGCAGATCCGCGGCCTGGTCGGCCGTGTCGTCGGATACCTGGGAGGTAGTGAGGTCAGCGAGCCGGTCCCGCTCGAGGATCGCGTGATGGAGCTGGCACGGGGTCCAGAGTTCCAGGTGCGTGTGGAGCCGGGGGACGGGCCGAACATGACCGTGGTGACGATGGTGGCGCCCGACGCTCCGGGGACCCTGTCGAAGATGACAGGCGTCCTCGCGCTCGCCGGGCTGCAGGCCCAATCTGCAACGGTCAACGCTCACGACGGCCTCGCGATGGACACATTCGTCGTCATGCCGAGATTCGGCGGACCACCGGACAGACAGATTCTGCGGCAGCGGTTGATCGCGGCGTTCGACGGCTCCCTCGACGTGACGGTGGCGCTGCGGGACAGGGCGGCCCGCCGGTCCGCCCCGGTCCGCGTGGCGGACGCGGCGGTGCCGGTATCGCGGCCCACCGCGCCACCTCGCGTGCAGTGGCTCGGCCGGACTGACACAACGTCGGATGGCATCGGACCGGTACTGCTCGAGCTGCGGGCGGTCGACGACGAGGGGCTGCTGGCCCGCGTCACCGCGGAGCTCCAGAAGCTCGGCGCGGACGTCGAGTGGGCGAAGATCGCGACCATGGGCGCGACGGCTGTGGACACCTTCTGCGTGCGACTCGCCGACCACTCGGACAGCGCGCGGGCACAGATCACCGCAGCCGTCCTCGCGGTGTGTTGA
- a CDS encoding amidohydrolase family protein, which translates to MSTGAQHFAGTDPFTGESLEFWVSGGTVSFEPVAGADTAVGGPDAAWIVPGLVDAHNHVGIAPGLGVTIDRARGFAYEDAQAGALLIREVGSPLDTHPLDDDPRCPRFLRAGKHIARPKRYLRDYGVELSDPDLLANEVARQARAGDGWVKLVGDWIDREAGDLTPLWTRAQLDTAVATAHEHGARITAHVFGAAALPDIVAAGFDSIEHGTGLDTDLIDEMVRRDIALVPTLIQLENFPGIADSADRFPKYQETMRRLYDGRTAVFAAAREAGVRIYAGTDAGGFIGHGRIIDEVEALTGIGFSPLDALAAASTAPRDWLGVPGIAEGERADFLVLDADPADDLSTLRRPVHVVCSGEKIG; encoded by the coding sequence GTGAGCACCGGCGCACAGCACTTCGCGGGCACCGATCCGTTCACCGGTGAGTCGCTCGAGTTCTGGGTGTCCGGCGGCACCGTGTCGTTCGAACCGGTCGCGGGAGCCGACACCGCGGTCGGCGGCCCGGACGCCGCCTGGATCGTGCCCGGACTCGTCGACGCGCACAACCACGTCGGCATCGCGCCGGGCCTCGGCGTCACGATCGACCGAGCCCGCGGGTTCGCCTACGAGGACGCACAGGCCGGCGCCCTGCTCATTCGCGAGGTCGGCTCACCGCTCGACACGCATCCGCTCGATGACGATCCCCGCTGTCCGCGGTTTCTCCGCGCGGGCAAGCACATCGCGCGCCCGAAGCGGTACCTGCGCGATTACGGCGTCGAACTCTCCGATCCCGACCTGCTGGCGAATGAGGTGGCCAGGCAGGCGCGTGCCGGTGACGGCTGGGTGAAACTGGTCGGGGACTGGATCGATCGCGAGGCAGGCGATCTCACGCCGCTGTGGACTCGTGCGCAACTCGACACCGCCGTCGCGACCGCTCACGAGCACGGCGCCCGTATCACCGCCCACGTCTTCGGTGCGGCGGCGCTGCCGGACATCGTCGCCGCAGGCTTCGATTCGATCGAGCACGGCACGGGCCTGGACACCGACCTCATCGACGAGATGGTCCGCCGCGACATCGCGCTCGTCCCCACGCTCATCCAACTCGAGAACTTCCCGGGTATCGCCGATTCGGCCGATCGCTTCCCGAAGTACCAGGAGACGATGCGCAGGTTGTACGACGGTCGTACGGCTGTGTTCGCGGCAGCGCGCGAAGCCGGAGTGCGAATCTACGCGGGCACCGATGCCGGGGGATTCATCGGACACGGGCGGATCATCGACGAGGTGGAGGCGCTCACCGGAATCGGCTTCTCGCCGTTGGACGCGTTGGCCGCGGCGTCGACCGCCCCGCGGGACTGGCTGGGCGTGCCCGGCATCGCCGAGGGAGAGCGGGCCGACTTCCTCGTGCTGGACGCCGACCCCGCGGACGACCTGTCGACGCTGCGCAGACCGGTGCACGTGGTGTGCTCCGGGGAGAAGATCGGCTGA